The following proteins are co-located in the Acinetobacter sp. NCu2D-2 genome:
- the serB gene encoding phosphoserine phosphatase SerB, producing MREIILISFLGPDQPNQFTRLMQVLSAHSLQILDVGQAVIHNQLTLGIVVSSDDQTATALAMKEILILAHDIGLTVRFKPISATVYDQWVKEGGRTRYIVTALAPELTASHLQAVTNIVSSQGFNIETVTRLSGRPELDGSSQGPRRACVEFGLKGQMLDAAAMRAACLRLSTELNVDVAVQEDNAYRRNRRLVCFDMDSTLIEQEVIDELAIEAGVGDQVAEITERAMQGELDFQASFRARVALLKGMDASVLPKIAERLTITEGAERLISTLKSLGYRTAILSGGFQYFAEYLQAKLGIDEVHANILDVQDGVVTGEVKGHIVDGARKAHLLTQIAEEMGISLEQAIAVGDGANDLPMLSIAGLGVAFRAKPLVRQNANQAISSVGLDGVLYLLGVHDKDLNRQA from the coding sequence ATGCGAGAAATCATTCTTATATCATTCTTAGGACCTGACCAGCCTAATCAATTTACACGATTAATGCAGGTACTCTCCGCTCATTCCTTACAGATTCTAGATGTGGGACAAGCGGTTATCCATAACCAACTGACTTTAGGTATTGTTGTATCGTCTGATGACCAAACTGCAACAGCATTAGCCATGAAGGAAATCCTGATTCTAGCACATGATATCGGGTTAACAGTGCGCTTTAAACCAATCTCCGCAACTGTTTATGATCAATGGGTAAAAGAAGGCGGTCGTACACGTTATATCGTGACAGCTTTGGCACCTGAATTAACGGCATCGCACTTACAAGCTGTAACAAATATTGTTTCAAGTCAGGGCTTTAATATTGAAACAGTCACACGTCTTTCTGGTCGTCCTGAATTGGATGGTTCAAGCCAAGGCCCACGTCGTGCATGTGTTGAATTTGGACTCAAGGGTCAAATGCTCGATGCTGCGGCAATGCGTGCAGCATGTTTACGTCTATCGACTGAATTAAATGTCGATGTTGCGGTACAAGAAGACAATGCGTATCGCCGTAATCGCCGTTTAGTTTGCTTCGATATGGACTCAACCTTGATTGAGCAAGAAGTGATTGATGAACTTGCCATTGAGGCAGGGGTAGGCGATCAAGTTGCAGAGATTACAGAACGTGCCATGCAAGGCGAGCTTGATTTCCAAGCCAGCTTCCGTGCCCGTGTTGCGCTACTCAAAGGTATGGATGCTTCAGTGCTTCCTAAAATTGCTGAACGCCTCACCATTACTGAAGGTGCCGAACGTTTAATCTCAACATTAAAATCATTGGGTTATCGTACCGCCATTTTATCAGGTGGCTTCCAATACTTTGCTGAATATCTGCAAGCCAAATTAGGGATTGATGAAGTCCATGCCAATATCTTGGATGTTCAAGATGGCGTGGTCACAGGTGAAGTCAAAGGTCACATTGTTGATGGCGCGCGTAAAGCTCATCTTTTGACTCAAATTGCAGAAGAAATGGGTATTTCACTTGAGCAAGCCATTGCAGTTGGTGATGGTGCCAATGATTTACCAATGCTCTCTATTGCAGGTTTAGGTGTGGCATTCCGTGCGAAACCTTTGGTGCGTCAAAATGCTAATCAAGCGATTTCAAGTGTTGGCTTAGATGGTGTGTTATATCTATTGGGTGTACACGATAAAGACCTGAACCGTCAGGCATAA
- a CDS encoding bile acid:sodium symporter family protein gives MSAFFVFTQWIQKTFALWVILFAGIALIAPDLFIWLKAYIPWLLGIVMLGMGMTMTLNDFKGVLQSPKAVLIGVAAQFMVMPGLAFLLCKLMQLPPEIAIGVILVGCCPGGTASNVITYMAKGNTALSVACTSVSTLLAPLLTPAIFYVLASQWIEINAGSMFISILQVVLFPIILGLIIRALLKTKAEAYVQVMPLVSVVAIVAIVAAIIAGSKAQILESGLLILGVVALHNGLGYLVGFWASRWMKLPYADCKAVAVEVGMQNSGLGVALAATHFVASPLTAVPSAIFSLWHNISGPALATYWASKADKTED, from the coding sequence ATGTCAGCATTCTTCGTATTTACACAATGGATTCAAAAAACCTTCGCGCTCTGGGTGATTCTTTTTGCAGGAATTGCCTTGATCGCGCCAGACTTATTTATCTGGCTGAAAGCCTATATTCCGTGGTTACTCGGAATTGTCATGCTCGGTATGGGCATGACCATGACTCTGAACGACTTTAAAGGTGTATTACAAAGCCCGAAAGCTGTGTTAATTGGTGTAGCAGCACAATTCATGGTGATGCCAGGACTGGCATTTTTACTTTGCAAATTGATGCAACTGCCTCCAGAAATTGCAATCGGGGTGATCTTGGTGGGATGTTGCCCAGGGGGGACAGCATCAAATGTCATTACTTATATGGCAAAGGGTAATACCGCACTGTCAGTTGCCTGCACTTCAGTATCCACATTGCTTGCACCACTTTTAACACCTGCGATTTTCTATGTATTGGCTAGTCAATGGATTGAGATCAATGCAGGTTCGATGTTTATTTCGATCCTTCAAGTGGTGCTGTTTCCTATTATTTTGGGTCTTATCATTCGTGCCTTATTAAAAACCAAAGCGGAAGCGTATGTTCAGGTGATGCCTTTGGTTTCGGTTGTGGCGATTGTCGCGATTGTGGCAGCAATTATTGCAGGTAGTAAGGCACAAATTTTGGAATCAGGTCTACTTATTTTAGGTGTGGTCGCACTGCATAATGGACTCGGTTATTTGGTTGGGTTCTGGGCAAGCCGATGGATGAAGTTGCCTTATGCAGACTGTAAAGCGGTAGCCGTTGAGGTCGGTATGCAAAACTCAGGTTTGGGTGTGGCATTGGCAGCAACACATTTTGTAGCATCACCACTGACTGCTGTTCCAAGTGCAATCTTTAGTTTATGGCACAATATTTCGGGTCCAGCCCTAGCCACATATTGGGCAAGTAAAGCAGATAAGACTGAAGATTAA
- the pncB gene encoding nicotinate phosphoribosyltransferase, with the protein MAPIIHSLLDTDLYKFTMLQVVLHKFPQTHSVYHFRCRNLEDTAYPLVEILDELNEQLDLLCTLKFKEDELQYLRSLRFIKSDFVDYLELFQLKRRFIKASIDEEGRLDIWVEGPMVQAMMFEIFVLAIVNELYFRRITSDDVIAEGERRLKAKVELLKRYEKDQDPNDPPFLVSDFGTRRRYSFAWQKHVVEELNKAAPHVFRGTSNVLLAKDLGITPIGTMAHEFLQAFQALDVRLRNFQKSALETWVQEYRGDLGIALTDVVGMDAFLNDFDLYFAKLFDGLRHDSGDPYEWGDKAYAHYKKLKIDSKTKMLTFSDGLNIEKAWNLHQYFKDRFQVSFGIGTNLTNDMGQTALNIVLKLVECNGQSVAKISDSPGKTMTDNDTFLAYLRQVFEITEPAEV; encoded by the coding sequence ATGGCGCCAATCATTCATTCATTGCTCGATACTGACCTGTATAAATTCACAATGTTGCAGGTGGTGTTGCACAAGTTTCCACAAACGCACAGTGTTTATCATTTCCGTTGTCGTAATCTCGAAGATACAGCTTATCCGCTGGTTGAGATTCTGGATGAATTGAATGAGCAGCTCGATTTACTTTGTACTTTAAAATTTAAAGAGGATGAGCTGCAATATTTACGCAGTCTTCGTTTTATCAAAAGTGACTTTGTCGATTATTTAGAACTCTTCCAATTAAAACGCCGTTTTATTAAAGCCTCAATAGATGAAGAAGGCCGTTTGGACATTTGGGTCGAAGGACCGATGGTTCAAGCGATGATGTTTGAAATCTTCGTTCTTGCAATTGTGAACGAGCTCTATTTCCGCCGCATTACAAGTGATGACGTGATTGCCGAAGGCGAGCGTCGTTTAAAAGCGAAAGTTGAATTATTAAAACGCTATGAAAAAGACCAAGACCCAAATGATCCGCCATTCTTGGTGTCTGACTTCGGTACACGCCGTCGTTATAGCTTTGCATGGCAAAAACATGTGGTTGAAGAACTGAATAAAGCTGCACCTCATGTATTCCGTGGTACCAGTAACGTCCTGCTTGCAAAGGATTTAGGCATTACACCAATTGGTACGATGGCGCATGAATTTCTGCAAGCCTTTCAAGCACTGGATGTGCGTCTGCGTAATTTCCAAAAATCTGCCTTAGAAACTTGGGTCCAAGAATACCGCGGTGACTTAGGAATTGCCTTGACCGACGTGGTGGGCATGGATGCGTTCTTAAATGACTTCGATTTATACTTTGCCAAACTCTTTGATGGCTTACGTCACGACAGTGGCGACCCCTATGAATGGGGTGATAAAGCCTACGCACACTATAAAAAGTTAAAAATAGACAGTAAGACCAAAATGCTGACCTTCAGCGATGGTCTAAACATCGAAAAAGCCTGGAATTTACACCAGTACTTTAAAGATCGTTTCCAAGTCAGTTTTGGTATTGGAACCAACTTGACCAATGATATGGGCCAAACAGCACTGAATATCGTGTTGAAACTAGTGGAATGTAATGGTCAATCCGTGGCTAAAATTTCTGATAGCCCAGGTAAAACCATGACAGATAACGATACGTTCTTGGCATATTTAAGACAGGTATTTGAGATCACCGAACCTGCTGAAGTTTAA
- a CDS encoding ankyrin repeat domain-containing protein yields MNVLPRIVLASFFAFSSAFANVTLAKEISPAKTSASVQVTSQQELIDLFFAAAKTGNTEVIQEFLKYGFPVDVRNSDGYTPLMMATYYGHQPVITLLLKHGADRCLRDKRGNTALMGALFKMEFTIAKQLRQIDCDANAKATGQKTTAEFAKVIGQDKQLQQIIREAEKQVTTSKK; encoded by the coding sequence ATGAACGTCCTGCCACGTATTGTTTTAGCCAGTTTTTTCGCTTTCAGTTCCGCATTCGCAAACGTAACGCTAGCGAAAGAAATCTCCCCCGCTAAAACCAGCGCAAGCGTTCAGGTGACCTCACAACAGGAATTGATCGATCTGTTTTTTGCAGCAGCTAAAACAGGCAATACTGAAGTCATTCAAGAATTCTTAAAATATGGCTTTCCAGTCGATGTTCGTAACAGTGATGGCTATACACCTTTGATGATGGCGACTTATTATGGTCATCAGCCAGTAATTACTTTGTTGTTAAAGCATGGTGCAGATCGTTGTCTACGTGATAAACGAGGCAATACGGCTTTAATGGGTGCTCTGTTTAAAATGGAATTTACCATTGCTAAACAGCTGCGCCAAATTGATTGTGATGCCAATGCAAAAGCCACAGGTCAAAAGACCACAGCTGAATTTGCCAAAGTCATTGGTCAAGACAAACAGCTGCAACAGATTATTCGCGAAGCTGAAAAGCAGGTCACGACCTCTAAAAAATAA
- a CDS encoding SPOR domain-containing protein, translating to MFGKTQRGVSERPNKPKKPLIPTWLGTLVVILIVLSFLMALMLWKPWEPVKPKDQLSSEHYEEEDTNKDYRFYDLLPQQQVTPIPDQAVPETKSQEAVVIVEAPKNNAEEATEPGLESADTAAPVQSYILQVRSYDDPDQADARRAEIILNGLSADVVRSVEGGKVWYRVISGPYDSADAAVIAQQTLQHSGIDSIVVKR from the coding sequence GTGTTTGGTAAGACTCAGCGCGGTGTATCTGAAAGACCGAATAAACCGAAAAAGCCTTTAATTCCAACGTGGCTCGGTACACTTGTGGTCATTTTGATCGTTTTGAGTTTTCTCATGGCATTGATGCTGTGGAAACCATGGGAACCTGTTAAACCGAAGGATCAACTGAGTTCTGAGCATTACGAAGAAGAAGACACCAATAAAGACTACCGTTTTTATGATCTCCTCCCTCAGCAGCAAGTTACCCCTATTCCAGATCAGGCAGTTCCTGAAACTAAAAGTCAGGAAGCTGTTGTCATTGTTGAAGCACCTAAAAATAACGCTGAAGAAGCCACTGAACCTGGCTTAGAATCTGCCGATACTGCTGCACCTGTACAATCTTATATTCTGCAAGTACGTAGCTATGATGACCCAGATCAAGCCGATGCACGTCGTGCTGAAATCATCTTGAATGGTCTTTCTGCCGATGTCGTACGAAGTGTTGAAGGTGGCAAAGTTTGGTACCGCGTAATTTCAGGTCCTTATGATTCAGCTGATGCTGCGGTCATCGCACAACAAACTTTACAACATAGTGGGATCGACTCAATCGTTGTAAAACGCTAA
- a CDS encoding sulfurtransferase, with the protein MTAFNFGLLIEAEDLVPYLGNDKLRIVDLSRASVYEQLHIPHAIHVQPKLLVRQEENAMGLLPEQEQLEELIRYLNISPEHHVVAYDDEGGAWAGRLLWNLHCLGFENTSLLNGGIHAWLAAGLPTSMEQQKSAAVDNLVSVNLAAKNQFHIDYDALREQVEQGQIQVWDCRTEDEYTGLRLAARRGGHIPGARHFEWSTALNRQNHLKLHPLQRTQQRLEQLGFDLKQPVVVYCQSHHRSGLAYMLGRLLGWQIRAYDGAWSEWGNRLDSPIATGELQS; encoded by the coding sequence ATGACAGCTTTTAATTTTGGTCTGCTGATTGAAGCAGAAGATTTGGTACCGTATTTGGGAAATGACAAGCTTCGAATTGTCGATTTGAGCCGTGCATCTGTTTATGAACAGCTACATATTCCACATGCGATCCATGTTCAGCCAAAATTATTGGTACGCCAAGAAGAAAATGCGATGGGCCTGTTACCTGAGCAAGAGCAACTTGAAGAACTCATTCGTTACTTAAATATTTCTCCTGAGCATCATGTTGTTGCCTATGATGATGAAGGTGGTGCGTGGGCAGGGCGCTTACTTTGGAATTTGCATTGTCTTGGCTTTGAAAATACCAGTCTACTTAATGGTGGCATTCATGCATGGCTTGCAGCGGGCTTGCCCACATCGATGGAACAACAAAAAAGTGCAGCAGTAGATAACCTGGTTTCCGTGAATCTGGCAGCAAAAAATCAATTCCATATTGACTATGACGCATTGCGTGAACAGGTGGAACAAGGGCAGATTCAAGTCTGGGATTGCCGTACTGAAGATGAATATACCGGTCTGCGTTTAGCAGCGCGACGCGGCGGTCACATTCCTGGGGCACGTCATTTCGAGTGGAGTACTGCCCTTAACCGTCAAAATCATTTAAAATTACATCCACTACAGCGCACACAGCAGCGTTTGGAACAACTTGGTTTTGACTTAAAACAGCCTGTTGTGGTGTATTGCCAGTCGCATCACCGTTCAGGTTTGGCCTACATGTTAGGACGTCTATTGGGTTGGCAAATCCGAGCCTATGATGGTGCGTGGAGTGAGTGGGGCAACCGCCTCGATAGTCCAATCGCTACTGGGGAGTTGCAATCTTGA
- a CDS encoding CopG family transcriptional regulator has translation MENKTARLTVLIDPVKKQAFEDLCERQDLKPSQVVRQLIREYLQKHNVDYATKPKVSESE, from the coding sequence ATGGAAAATAAAACTGCGCGACTTACGGTGCTGATTGATCCCGTAAAAAAGCAAGCATTTGAAGACTTATGTGAGCGTCAAGATTTAAAGCCATCACAAGTGGTGCGTCAGCTGATTCGTGAATATTTACAGAAGCATAATGTCGATTATGCGACTAAGCCCAAAGTATCTGAGTCAGAATAA
- a CDS encoding catalase → MFKRSLLVAMLAAVTAGTQAAPLTKDNGAPVGDNQNSITAGEHGGTLLQDVQLVQKLQRFGRERIPERVVHARGVGAYGEFVATKDLSDLTLASLFKAGTKTPVFLRFSTVIHGKGSPETLRDPHGFAVKFYTQEGNWDLVGNQTPVFFIKDAIKFPDFIHAMKPSPINNVQDANRVFDFLSSQPWATNMLTYVYGKQGVPTSFREQDGFGVHAYKLYNDKGEYKYVKFNFRSKQGVKGLNVKEAMEQQGKDFNHLTNDLYKNINAGNFPKWDLYIQVLDPKDLDSFDFDPLDPTKIWPTDLVPEKKVGTLTLNRMPKNFFNETEQSAFAPGNLVPGIEPSEDRLLQGRIFSYSDTQMYRLGANHQQIPVNRPIVAVNNNNQDGSMNVSERDSDVNYEPSRIEPKPATEKARAVQTPLMGTVQQKGVKEQNFKQAGELYRSYTAKEKDDLIMNLAADLGNVKDSETKHIMLSYFYKADADYGMRMTKAVNGNLATVKAKAAMLKD, encoded by the coding sequence ATGTTTAAGCGTTCTTTACTCGTTGCAATGCTTGCAGCAGTGACAGCAGGCACACAAGCGGCACCATTAACCAAAGACAATGGTGCACCCGTTGGCGATAACCAAAATTCGATTACCGCAGGTGAGCATGGCGGTACCTTATTACAAGACGTGCAGTTGGTACAAAAACTACAACGTTTTGGCCGTGAGCGTATTCCTGAGCGTGTGGTTCATGCGCGTGGTGTAGGTGCATATGGTGAGTTCGTTGCCACTAAAGATTTATCAGATCTTACATTGGCTTCTCTATTCAAAGCCGGTACAAAAACACCTGTATTCTTACGTTTCTCAACCGTAATTCATGGTAAAGGTTCACCAGAGACTTTACGTGACCCACATGGTTTTGCAGTTAAATTCTATACGCAAGAAGGTAACTGGGACTTAGTGGGTAACCAAACACCGGTGTTCTTCATTAAAGATGCGATCAAGTTCCCTGACTTTATCCATGCGATGAAACCAAGCCCAATTAACAACGTGCAAGATGCGAACCGCGTATTTGATTTCTTATCGAGCCAACCATGGGCAACCAATATGCTCACTTATGTATACGGTAAACAAGGTGTGCCAACCAGTTTCCGTGAGCAAGACGGTTTCGGCGTGCATGCGTACAAATTGTATAACGATAAAGGCGAATACAAATACGTGAAGTTTAACTTCCGCTCTAAGCAGGGTGTGAAAGGTCTGAACGTTAAAGAAGCAATGGAACAGCAAGGTAAAGATTTCAATCACTTGACCAATGATCTTTATAAAAACATTAATGCGGGTAACTTCCCGAAATGGGATTTATATATCCAAGTTTTAGATCCTAAAGATTTAGATAGCTTCGATTTCGATCCACTTGATCCTACTAAGATCTGGCCGACTGATTTAGTGCCAGAGAAAAAAGTGGGTACCTTGACATTGAATCGTATGCCGAAAAACTTCTTTAATGAAACTGAGCAATCAGCATTTGCACCAGGTAACTTGGTTCCAGGCATTGAACCTTCTGAAGACCGCTTACTTCAAGGTCGTATCTTCTCGTATTCAGATACACAAATGTACCGTTTAGGTGCGAATCATCAGCAAATTCCAGTGAACCGTCCAATTGTTGCGGTGAACAACAATAACCAAGATGGTTCAATGAATGTGAGCGAGCGTGATTCTGATGTGAACTACGAGCCAAGCCGTATTGAACCAAAACCTGCAACTGAAAAAGCACGCGCTGTACAAACACCATTGATGGGTACAGTTCAGCAAAAAGGCGTGAAAGAGCAAAACTTCAAACAAGCAGGTGAGCTATACCGTTCTTACACAGCAAAAGAGAAAGATGACTTGATCATGAACTTGGCTGCTGACCTTGGCAATGTGAAGGATTCAGAGACCAAACACATCATGTTGTCTTACTTCTATAAAGCTGACGCGGACTACGGTATGCGTATGACCAAAGCTGTTAACGGTAACTTGGCAACAGTAAAAGCCAAAGCGGCAATGCTTAAAGACTAA
- the aciT gene encoding AciT family ciprofloxacin tolerance protein, producing MLTANLATLVGFGLLAVAVFAVLLSPYRRWLSYMVAGMLVWGLIEMIRFGTQILFELPMTYSYLAALTTVMMVVTLLLLREDRRAERALANRHCIEHTPVYEDDQQQLPSR from the coding sequence ATGTTAACAGCGAATTTAGCAACCTTAGTTGGCTTCGGTTTATTGGCTGTAGCTGTGTTTGCTGTGTTGTTATCGCCTTATCGCCGCTGGTTAAGCTATATGGTTGCAGGCATGTTGGTTTGGGGATTAATCGAGATGATTCGTTTCGGTACCCAAATCCTGTTTGAACTACCAATGACCTATAGTTATCTTGCTGCATTGACCACTGTGATGATGGTGGTGACTTTACTATTATTACGTGAAGACCGCCGTGCAGAACGTGCTTTGGCGAATCGCCACTGTATCGAACATACTCCAGTGTATGAAGATGATCAGCAGCAGTTACCAAGCCGATAA
- the dtd gene encoding D-aminoacyl-tRNA deacylase, producing the protein MRALLQRVLEAKVVVDGEITGQIDHGILVFLGLGKEDNLEKGKKLIDKILKYRCFDDQDGKMGWNVTQAGGGLLLVSQFTLMAQTQKGLRPDFGPAMPPSAAKELYEQLVEYAKSQFDNVQTGIFAADMKVHLVNDGPVTFNLEVE; encoded by the coding sequence ATGCGTGCATTATTACAACGAGTGTTAGAAGCAAAAGTGGTGGTCGATGGTGAAATCACAGGTCAAATCGATCACGGTATTTTGGTTTTTCTCGGTTTAGGTAAAGAAGATAACTTGGAAAAAGGCAAAAAGCTGATCGATAAAATTTTAAAATATCGTTGCTTCGATGACCAAGATGGAAAAATGGGCTGGAATGTCACTCAAGCAGGTGGCGGTTTATTGCTTGTTTCGCAGTTCACACTCATGGCACAAACACAAAAAGGGCTACGTCCTGACTTTGGTCCAGCGATGCCACCGAGTGCCGCAAAAGAACTTTATGAACAATTGGTCGAGTATGCTAAATCACAATTCGACAATGTGCAGACTGGTATCTTCGCTGCAGATATGAAGGTGCATTTGGTCAATGATGGACCAGTGACGTTTAATTTAGAAGTAGAGTGA
- the asd gene encoding archaetidylserine decarboxylase (Phosphatidylserine decarboxylase is synthesized as a single chain precursor. Generation of the pyruvoyl active site from a Ser is coupled to cleavage of a Gly-Ser bond between the larger (beta) and smaller (alpha chains). It is an integral membrane protein.), which produces MSITSRLKQQIFIQAQKVVPQHKLSRVVGKVAASENPLIKNAVITAFKAQYGIDMSIAEQQNALKFKSFNEFFTRALKQGVRAVDSNPSSIVSPADGAISQLGQIVEGDVFQAKGQKFTVENLIADPQLAEPFKNGQFATVYLSPKDYHRVHMPFAGTLTETLYVPGELFSVNQTTAENIPGLFARNERMVCLFDTELGRMAVVLVGAMIVAGIETVATGKVKPSGRIELNQHNLFLEKGAELGRFYLGSTAVVLFEENKMQWDTEFKANSTVVMGEAMGHIL; this is translated from the coding sequence TTGAGCATCACATCGCGTTTAAAACAACAAATCTTTATTCAAGCTCAAAAAGTGGTGCCACAACACAAATTATCACGTGTCGTCGGTAAAGTCGCAGCCAGCGAAAACCCATTGATTAAAAATGCCGTGATTACTGCATTCAAAGCACAATATGGCATTGATATGTCGATTGCTGAACAGCAAAATGCCCTAAAATTTAAATCATTTAATGAATTCTTTACCCGTGCTTTAAAGCAAGGTGTACGTGCGGTAGATAGCAACCCAAGCAGTATTGTTTCACCTGCGGATGGCGCAATCTCTCAACTGGGTCAAATTGTTGAAGGTGATGTTTTCCAAGCCAAAGGCCAAAAATTTACCGTTGAAAATTTAATTGCCGATCCGCAATTGGCTGAACCGTTTAAAAATGGTCAGTTTGCTACAGTTTACTTATCACCGAAAGATTATCACCGTGTGCATATGCCGTTTGCAGGGACTTTGACCGAGACTCTGTATGTACCAGGTGAACTGTTTTCTGTGAATCAAACCACAGCCGAGAATATTCCAGGGTTGTTCGCTCGAAATGAACGTATGGTGTGTTTGTTCGATACTGAATTAGGGCGTATGGCAGTGGTCTTGGTGGGTGCCATGATCGTGGCGGGTATTGAAACGGTTGCAACTGGTAAAGTAAAACCATCAGGTCGTATTGAACTGAATCAGCACAATTTATTTTTGGAAAAAGGTGCAGAGCTCGGTCGTTTCTACTTGGGTTCAACTGCTGTGGTTTTATTTGAAGAAAATAAAATGCAATGGGATACAGAGTTTAAAGCCAATTCAACTGTCGTAATGGGCGAAGCGATGGGGCATATACTTTAA
- a CDS encoding SCP-2 sterol transfer family protein — protein MKLSSIPVLKLPLVDVSTDPLDLLVAGLALRMKQLARTSPKFVELVHERHFRIQIGTDLGVARQIIVNNGQIDTVSGAPEQADFILQFADSEQGVKTLLKGDPTAFMTGMQNGSIKMEGDFGLLVWFNQVAKMIPPKLPKPVKEKLKIARAFIKEKTGK, from the coding sequence ATGAAACTGTCGTCAATTCCTGTCTTAAAACTTCCTTTGGTTGATGTCAGCACAGATCCGCTCGATTTATTGGTTGCAGGTCTTGCACTTCGCATGAAGCAATTGGCGCGTACCAGCCCAAAATTTGTAGAATTGGTGCATGAACGCCATTTCCGTATCCAAATTGGGACTGACTTGGGTGTTGCTCGTCAAATTATTGTAAATAATGGACAGATTGATACAGTTTCAGGTGCACCTGAACAAGCGGACTTTATTTTGCAATTTGCTGATAGTGAGCAAGGTGTAAAAACATTGTTAAAAGGCGATCCAACTGCATTTATGACAGGCATGCAAAATGGCTCAATTAAAATGGAAGGTGATTTTGGTCTATTGGTTTGGTTTAACCAAGTGGCGAAGATGATTCCACCAAAATTGCCAAAACCTGTGAAAGAAAAATTGAAAATTGCACGGGCATTTATTAAAGAAAAAACAGGTAAATAA